TGGTGGGATTCACGACGTCGAGCAGCGCTGTGCCGGCGGGGGTGACGAACTCGCCATTGATGAAGTTCTGCAAGGTTTGAACCACGGTGTACAACCTCTTTCGTACTGGCCCATCAGGTGTGAGCATTGGTGATGCGACTGCCTCGAGCCTATGCCAGGGCATGAACACTGGGAATAGCCACCTGCACACCCTTGAGGGAAGTGTTTAGTGCGGTTGACCAGCCTGCGGCTATTCTGGTGGACATGGCAATCTCCCTCGCCGCCCTGTTGGCCGTGAACTCGCTGAAACTGAAGAAGTCAGGGCTGGCCGAGACCACCTGGCATCAGGACATCCACTGGGTTGCGGTCACCGAGCAGGAGGATCCGCAGCGCTTCCTGAACGGCGGCGAGCTGGTCCTCACCACCGGCATGCGGCTGCGGAGCGCTCCGGAGCAGCGCCGCTTTGTGCGCCAGGTCCAGCGCGCCGGCGCCGTGGGGATCGGATTCGGTGTGGGATTAACGCACGACGCCGTCCCGCCGGCTTTGATCGCCGAAGCCAACCGCTGGGGCCTGCCGGTGGTCGAGGTCCCGTACGAGACCCCGTTTATTGCCATCGGAAAGCTCGTGGCCGACGCGCAATCGGCAGATCACTACGCCAAGCTGGAACGGCTTATAGCCGGGCACCAGATTCTCGCACGCGCCCTCCTGACCGGCGGCGGGCTCTCCGAACTGCTCAAGCATCTCGCCACCATGCTCCGCACTGACATTGTGCTGACCCAGTTCACGGCACAGCTGTACAACAGCGGCACCGGGCACCCCACAGCGGACAGCTGGTCCTCCTACCCGATTCCCACCGGTCGCCGGGATGCCTGCACGCTGTGGGCAAAGCAGCCCTTCGAGGATTCCGGCATAGTGGGTTACGCCCAGAACCTCATCAGCGTTGAGCTCAACAACATGGTCAAACAGCGCCAGGCCCAACGGGCGTTGGCCGGCCAGGTCCTGGAGGACGTGATCCACGGGACGCTGGAGCCCAGCGAAGCCTCGCGCCGGCTCGCCGGCATCGGCGTCAACAGCACCCGGAAAAACGTGGTCCT
This genomic interval from Micrococcaceae bacterium Sec5.7 contains the following:
- a CDS encoding PucR family transcriptional regulator ligand-binding domain-containing protein, which encodes MAISLAALLAVNSLKLKKSGLAETTWHQDIHWVAVTEQEDPQRFLNGGELVLTTGMRLRSAPEQRRFVRQVQRAGAVGIGFGVGLTHDAVPPALIAEANRWGLPVVEVPYETPFIAIGKLVADAQSADHYAKLERLIAGHQILARALLTGGGLSELLKHLATMLRTDIVLTQFTAQLYNSGTGHPTADSWSSYPIPTGRRDACTLWAKQPFEDSGIVGYAQNLISVELNNMVKQRQAQRALAGQVLEDVIHGTLEPSEASRRLAGIGVNSTRKNVVLLAVSAAHHKQVVSTSVPRLLENAVAAVVGKDLVVVIHDDGSGAAALARSLGDHLAEAGIHATIGIGGAYTKPNGLRWSYFEARDAASRGLPVNEPERLSLTSLLLASEDVPLADMANESLDPLRNFDAAHGSELMTTLESYLSNNGSVAAVAEALTLHRNTVRYRLAQITEMTGYDPSVTADRVQLWLALAVSRLGARHPV